AGAGCAGATCATCATTAGTCACGGCGGCACCTCCTCATGGGCGTCAAGCACCCACAGGATGGGCCGCCGCTTCTACATCTGGGAAGTCCCCAGGTGTCTACAGATCTTGTGAGCCGTTCAGCCTAGTGCGCTGTCCCGGAAATACGTTGTGGGATCGCCACCAGAGTGGTCCAGATGCTAGGCGTCGGCGAGCACCGGAGCGAGTGCACTTGCGGTGCGTGAGCCAGGAGCGGAGCCGACAACGACGCAGATGGGCCGCTGTGGGGGATGAGTTTCGGCGCCGCCGAAATTGCACCGCCCCGCAGGGGCGCCGCAACCCGCAAGGTATTTCCGGGTCGGTGCACTAGTATCTGAGCATGGCCACGGTTCGCGAGGTCATGACGACCGAGCTGCACAGGGTCAGCCCCTCGACGACGGTGGGCGAGGCGGTGTCGATGATGGCCCAGAATCGCATCGGCTCGACCCTCGTGATGGAGGGGACCCGGCTCGTCGGCATCTTCACCGAGCGCGACACGGTGCGTGCGATCTCCCAGTCGCACGACGCCCCGAACCACGAGGTTTCGTCGTGGATGACCCGTGATCCGAAGACGGTGGATCCGAACGTGGACGTCGACGAGGCGCTCAGGACGATGCTCGACCATGGGTTCCGCCACCT
Above is a genomic segment from bacterium containing:
- a CDS encoding CBS domain-containing protein, which produces MATVREVMTTELHRVSPSTTVGEAVSMMAQNRIGSTLVMEGTRLVGIFTERDTVRAISQSHDAPNHEVSSWMTRDPKTVDPNVDVDEALRTMLDHGFRHLPVVVNGEVVGIVSMRDLAG